From Pogoniulus pusillus isolate bPogPus1 chromosome 16, bPogPus1.pri, whole genome shotgun sequence, a single genomic window includes:
- the CRBN gene encoding protein cereblon isoform X1, whose amino-acid sequence MAAEEGGGEPHNNMGNHLQLVPVAENEEEDDNEMEVEDQDSREAEKPNIINFDTSLPTSHVYLGSDMEEFHGRTVHDDDSCQVIPVLPHVMVMLIPGQTLPLQLFRPQEVSMVRNLIQKDRTFAVLAYSNAREREAHFGTTAEIYAYREEQEYGIETVKVKAIGRQRFKVLEIRTQSDGIQQAKVQILPERVLPSTMSAVQLQSLSRCHLFLSSKPTSWQDRALHQWWQKYQKRKFHCASLTSWPPWLYSLYDAETLMERVKRQLHEWDENLKDESLPTNPIDFSYRVAACLPIDDALRIQLLKIGSAVQRLRCELDIMNRCTSLCCKQCQDTEITTKNEIFSLSLCGPMAAYVNPHGYIHETLTVYKACNLNLSGRPSTEHSWFPGYAWTIAQCRICGNHMGWKFTATKKDLSPQKFWGLTRSALLPRIPEAEDDSGQDRTPLLCL is encoded by the exons GAACCACCTCCAGCTGGTGCCCG TAGCAGAGAACGAGGAAGAGGATGACAACGAAATGGAAGTTGAAGATCaagacagcagagaagctgagaagcCAAACATCATCAATTTTGATACCAGCTTGCCAACATCACACGTG TACTTAGGCTCTGACATGGAGGAGTTCCACGGCAGGACGGTGCACGACGACGACAGCTGCCAGGTGATCCCGGTGCTGCCGCACGTGATGGTGATGCTGATCCCTGGGCAgaccctgcccctgcagctcttCCGCCCGCAAGAGGTTAGCATGGTGCGGAATTTAATTCAGAAAGACAGAACCTTTGCTGTCCTTGCATACAG CAATGCACGGGAGAGGGAAGCGCATTTTGGAACCACGGCAGAGATCTATGCCtacagagaagagcaggaatATGGAATTGAAACAGTCAAAGTGAAAGCCATAGGAAGACAGAGGTTCAAAGTGCTGGAAATAAGAACCCAGTCAGATGG aaTCCAGCAGGCCAAGGTCCAGATCCTTCCTGAGCGAGTGCTGCCGTCAACCAtgtcagcagtgcagctgcagtcCCTCAGCCGCTGccaccttttcctttcttccaagcCTACATCCTGGCAGGACAGAGCCCTCCATCAGTGGTGGCAGAAATATCAAAAG AGGAAGTTCCACTGCGCCAGTTTGACCTCTTGGCCTCCCTGGCTCTACTCCTTGTACGATGCT GAAACCTTGATGGAAAGAGTCAAGAGGCAGCTCCATGAGTGGGATGAAAATCTTAAAGAtgaatctcttccaaccaacccAATAG ATTTCTCTTACAGggtggctgcctgcctgcccatcGACGACGCCCTGCGCATCCAGCTGCTGAAGATCGGCAGCGCGGTGCAGCGGCTGCGCTGCGAGCTGGACATCATGAACAGG TGCACATCCCTCTGCTGTAAGCAGTGCCAAGACACAGAAATAACTACCAAGAATGAAATATTCAG CTTGTCCCTGTGTGGCCCCATGGCAGCATATGTGAATCCTCATGGCTACATCCATGAAACTCTTACTGTGTATAAAGCCTGCAACCTGAACCTGAGTGGAAGGCCCTCGACAGAGCACAGCTGGTTTCCTGG GTATGCCTGGACTATAGCCCAGTGCAGAATCTGTGGCAACCACATGGGCTGGAAGTTCACAGCTACCAAGAAGGATTTGTCCCCTCAGAAGTTCTGGGGCTTGACAAgatctgctctcctgcctcGTATTCCAGAAGCAGAGGACGACTCCGGCCAGGATCGaacccccctgctctgcctgtga
- the CRBN gene encoding protein cereblon isoform X2, which yields MAAEEGGGEPHNNMGNHLQLVPAENEEEDDNEMEVEDQDSREAEKPNIINFDTSLPTSHVYLGSDMEEFHGRTVHDDDSCQVIPVLPHVMVMLIPGQTLPLQLFRPQEVSMVRNLIQKDRTFAVLAYSNAREREAHFGTTAEIYAYREEQEYGIETVKVKAIGRQRFKVLEIRTQSDGIQQAKVQILPERVLPSTMSAVQLQSLSRCHLFLSSKPTSWQDRALHQWWQKYQKRKFHCASLTSWPPWLYSLYDAETLMERVKRQLHEWDENLKDESLPTNPIDFSYRVAACLPIDDALRIQLLKIGSAVQRLRCELDIMNRCTSLCCKQCQDTEITTKNEIFSLSLCGPMAAYVNPHGYIHETLTVYKACNLNLSGRPSTEHSWFPGYAWTIAQCRICGNHMGWKFTATKKDLSPQKFWGLTRSALLPRIPEAEDDSGQDRTPLLCL from the exons GAACCACCTCCAGCTGGTGCCCG CAGAGAACGAGGAAGAGGATGACAACGAAATGGAAGTTGAAGATCaagacagcagagaagctgagaagcCAAACATCATCAATTTTGATACCAGCTTGCCAACATCACACGTG TACTTAGGCTCTGACATGGAGGAGTTCCACGGCAGGACGGTGCACGACGACGACAGCTGCCAGGTGATCCCGGTGCTGCCGCACGTGATGGTGATGCTGATCCCTGGGCAgaccctgcccctgcagctcttCCGCCCGCAAGAGGTTAGCATGGTGCGGAATTTAATTCAGAAAGACAGAACCTTTGCTGTCCTTGCATACAG CAATGCACGGGAGAGGGAAGCGCATTTTGGAACCACGGCAGAGATCTATGCCtacagagaagagcaggaatATGGAATTGAAACAGTCAAAGTGAAAGCCATAGGAAGACAGAGGTTCAAAGTGCTGGAAATAAGAACCCAGTCAGATGG aaTCCAGCAGGCCAAGGTCCAGATCCTTCCTGAGCGAGTGCTGCCGTCAACCAtgtcagcagtgcagctgcagtcCCTCAGCCGCTGccaccttttcctttcttccaagcCTACATCCTGGCAGGACAGAGCCCTCCATCAGTGGTGGCAGAAATATCAAAAG AGGAAGTTCCACTGCGCCAGTTTGACCTCTTGGCCTCCCTGGCTCTACTCCTTGTACGATGCT GAAACCTTGATGGAAAGAGTCAAGAGGCAGCTCCATGAGTGGGATGAAAATCTTAAAGAtgaatctcttccaaccaacccAATAG ATTTCTCTTACAGggtggctgcctgcctgcccatcGACGACGCCCTGCGCATCCAGCTGCTGAAGATCGGCAGCGCGGTGCAGCGGCTGCGCTGCGAGCTGGACATCATGAACAGG TGCACATCCCTCTGCTGTAAGCAGTGCCAAGACACAGAAATAACTACCAAGAATGAAATATTCAG CTTGTCCCTGTGTGGCCCCATGGCAGCATATGTGAATCCTCATGGCTACATCCATGAAACTCTTACTGTGTATAAAGCCTGCAACCTGAACCTGAGTGGAAGGCCCTCGACAGAGCACAGCTGGTTTCCTGG GTATGCCTGGACTATAGCCCAGTGCAGAATCTGTGGCAACCACATGGGCTGGAAGTTCACAGCTACCAAGAAGGATTTGTCCCCTCAGAAGTTCTGGGGCTTGACAAgatctgctctcctgcctcGTATTCCAGAAGCAGAGGACGACTCCGGCCAGGATCGaacccccctgctctgcctgtga
- the CRBN gene encoding protein cereblon isoform X3, with protein MEVEDQDSREAEKPNIINFDTSLPTSHVYLGSDMEEFHGRTVHDDDSCQVIPVLPHVMVMLIPGQTLPLQLFRPQEVSMVRNLIQKDRTFAVLAYSNAREREAHFGTTAEIYAYREEQEYGIETVKVKAIGRQRFKVLEIRTQSDGIQQAKVQILPERVLPSTMSAVQLQSLSRCHLFLSSKPTSWQDRALHQWWQKYQKRKFHCASLTSWPPWLYSLYDAETLMERVKRQLHEWDENLKDESLPTNPIDFSYRVAACLPIDDALRIQLLKIGSAVQRLRCELDIMNRCTSLCCKQCQDTEITTKNEIFSLSLCGPMAAYVNPHGYIHETLTVYKACNLNLSGRPSTEHSWFPGYAWTIAQCRICGNHMGWKFTATKKDLSPQKFWGLTRSALLPRIPEAEDDSGQDRTPLLCL; from the exons ATGGAAGTTGAAGATCaagacagcagagaagctgagaagcCAAACATCATCAATTTTGATACCAGCTTGCCAACATCACACGTG TACTTAGGCTCTGACATGGAGGAGTTCCACGGCAGGACGGTGCACGACGACGACAGCTGCCAGGTGATCCCGGTGCTGCCGCACGTGATGGTGATGCTGATCCCTGGGCAgaccctgcccctgcagctcttCCGCCCGCAAGAGGTTAGCATGGTGCGGAATTTAATTCAGAAAGACAGAACCTTTGCTGTCCTTGCATACAG CAATGCACGGGAGAGGGAAGCGCATTTTGGAACCACGGCAGAGATCTATGCCtacagagaagagcaggaatATGGAATTGAAACAGTCAAAGTGAAAGCCATAGGAAGACAGAGGTTCAAAGTGCTGGAAATAAGAACCCAGTCAGATGG aaTCCAGCAGGCCAAGGTCCAGATCCTTCCTGAGCGAGTGCTGCCGTCAACCAtgtcagcagtgcagctgcagtcCCTCAGCCGCTGccaccttttcctttcttccaagcCTACATCCTGGCAGGACAGAGCCCTCCATCAGTGGTGGCAGAAATATCAAAAG AGGAAGTTCCACTGCGCCAGTTTGACCTCTTGGCCTCCCTGGCTCTACTCCTTGTACGATGCT GAAACCTTGATGGAAAGAGTCAAGAGGCAGCTCCATGAGTGGGATGAAAATCTTAAAGAtgaatctcttccaaccaacccAATAG ATTTCTCTTACAGggtggctgcctgcctgcccatcGACGACGCCCTGCGCATCCAGCTGCTGAAGATCGGCAGCGCGGTGCAGCGGCTGCGCTGCGAGCTGGACATCATGAACAGG TGCACATCCCTCTGCTGTAAGCAGTGCCAAGACACAGAAATAACTACCAAGAATGAAATATTCAG CTTGTCCCTGTGTGGCCCCATGGCAGCATATGTGAATCCTCATGGCTACATCCATGAAACTCTTACTGTGTATAAAGCCTGCAACCTGAACCTGAGTGGAAGGCCCTCGACAGAGCACAGCTGGTTTCCTGG GTATGCCTGGACTATAGCCCAGTGCAGAATCTGTGGCAACCACATGGGCTGGAAGTTCACAGCTACCAAGAAGGATTTGTCCCCTCAGAAGTTCTGGGGCTTGACAAgatctgctctcctgcctcGTATTCCAGAAGCAGAGGACGACTCCGGCCAGGATCGaacccccctgctctgcctgtga